The sequence CGGAGACGAGGTCGGAGAGCGAGCTGACCCCGTAGACGATGAGGCTGAACAGGAGGGTGACGCCGAGGCTGTAGAGCGCGATGCCCGTCCCCGCGATCGTGACGACGATCGGCACGATCGCGCCAGTGGCGAGCGCGAAGAGCGGCCAGCGGAGTGGGCCGGTCACGAGGAGGAGAATCGATCCGCCGAGCAGACCCGTCATCGCGCCCCAGGGCATGCCGAGCCAGACGAGCGGCAGGTAGGTGACCACGGCCTGCGCGCAGAGCGTGAGGACGCGGACGGGTACGGGCCAGGTGCGCGGACGCCGGGTCGAGCAGGCGAACTGGAGGGGGAGCAGAGCCGCCAGACAGACCGCCAGGAGCGCGATCCGCGCGGCTCCGGGCTCCTCCCCGAGGACGTTCAGGACGGTCACCAGCGTGTGACCGCCGAGCACTCCCAGGGTGACGAGCAGGGCCATGCGCGGGGTCTGATACGGGGGATCGGGCTCGTCGCCCCACCCTTCCCCCCGAGGCTTGTCGGGCATCAGAGCGTGCCTCCTACGCCATACCTGTGGTGTCCGAGAAGCACGGGCGATCGCCCAGGTACCCCCCTCCTGGATACCGCAGGTGATCTTACAGACGAGGCATCACACTGTCATGGGTACGACCGAACTTTCTCGGACAAGGGTGCCCGTGGGAGGTTTCAACTCATGCGTGTTCATATGGAAGTTACAGAAAGAGGGGCGTCGGGTTCAGGTCCTCGTAGCGCGTCGGGGCGGAGAGCCTCCCGAGCCGCACCGGCACCTCGAAGAGCCGCCCCGGTGCGAACCTCGCCCAGAAGTGCCGCAAGCCCGGCACGACCACCTTCACCACGGGCAGCCCCAGATCGGGCCGCGTCTGGTCCAGGACCAGTACCTCAAGACCGTGGGTCCGGGCCAGACCGACCAGATGCTCCAGATCGTCCCGGATGTCGGCGCGCGGCACGTACCCGTACGACTCCGGGGTCCGCACCGGCAGTTCCGGGTCGGGCAGCAGGTACGGCTGGTCCGCGACCGTCGCCCCGCGCAGCCAGTCGAGCAGATGGGCCGGGAGACCCGGCGCGTACCCCCGCGTCCCTGACGGCAGCGAGGGCAGCATCTGCCCCAGCTCCGTGACCGCCCGGCTCAGCGCGACCGCCGGATCGAGGTGGGCCCCGAAGCCCAGCATGATGTCCTCCGCGGGTCCCCCGGCCCGGCGCGACACCGCCGCCATCACCGGGATCCCCAGGTCGGCCGTGAGGTCCAGGACCCAGATCGAGCGGTCCAGCTCCCGGAAGCGCTCGGGCAGCGCCGCCACCCACGGATCGCCGAACGCCGCCAGGTCCACGGCGGCGTGCCGGGTGCGGTTGTACCACCACAGCGCCACCGCGTCGCGCTCCACCAGTTCCAGGAAGCCCTGGAGGATCGCGTCTTCCAGGGAGCCGCCCGCGGCGTTGCCGTTCGAGTCGGCCACGACCGAGGCCACGGAGGGCCCACCGAGGTACGCCTGCGCCGAGAGCAGCAGCCGGTGCTCCCCGCCGGTGAGCGACCACACCGGCGTCCACTCGGCCTCCGCGTCCTCGTCGAACCGCTCCGGCACGTACTCGAAGGGGACGCCCGAGGCGTTCCAACGCTCGCGGTCCTCGTACTGCCGCTCGTCGAACAGCATGCAGTCCCCCGGGTGCACGGCCCGGTCCGCCAGCTCGCGATAGCTCCCGCGCACGGTCTCCTCGTCGCCGTGACGCGTCGCGCTGTACCGCTCGACCGCCTCGCACAGCGCGCTGACCCGCGCCTCGGCGTCCGTCCGTCCCTTGCCGCCGCTCTGCATCCGCAGCCCCGCCCGGCGCGCGGACAGGTCGCCCTCCGGCAGGGCCAGGTTGGGCCCCGACCGGTAGCAGGGCAGGAACGAAGGGCTCCGCGGGTCCCGCACGACCCGCTCCGTGACCCCGGTGACCGGGTCGGCCAACCGCCCGAACCGCTCCCACATCTGCTCCGCCGAGAGCGTCCGGTGCCCGTTCCCGCCGGTCGCGCCCTTCGGCCGGGACACCGGCACCACCGGCCTCCGCGCCCGCTCCGAAACCATCCCCGGGTCCCCGCAGTCCGGGCACTGCGGCCGCGCCGCCACCGGATGGTGACCGGCCACGAGGGTCAGCGTGTCCAGCGTCCACAGCGTGTTCTGGCGCTCCTCGCGCAGCTCGGCGAGCCACTTCGCCGCCTCCAGGGCCGCCGTCTGCAGCCCCAGTTCCCGCGTGGTCGCCAGCGAGG is a genomic window of Streptomyces sp. YPW6 containing:
- a CDS encoding TOMM precursor leader peptide-binding protein, with amino-acid sequence MRVDETRPIGFRRHLRAEIVPGEAVYLVSPRGTTALSGNAIQRMAPLLDGSLTLPELREATGFPAEQLDGMIDRLTAAGLVGFRTAPRDVPSGAYWDLAGVDGPADAEVSVVAFGGADAAAAERACRTAGLVCGPDSPFTLVVCDDYLDPALAEFNAARLADGRPWLPAKPYGAQLWVGPVFQPGTAGACWSCLAVRLRSRRRGESHVRRALGLAAPVRAPETSLATTRELGLQTAALEAAKWLAELREERQNTLWTLDTLTLVAGHHPVAARPQCPDCGDPGMVSERARRPVVPVSRPKGATGGNGHRTLSAEQMWERFGRLADPVTGVTERVVRDPRSPSFLPCYRSGPNLALPEGDLSARRAGLRMQSGGKGRTDAEARVSALCEAVERYSATRHGDEETVRGSYRELADRAVHPGDCMLFDERQYEDRERWNASGVPFEYVPERFDEDAEAEWTPVWSLTGGEHRLLLSAQAYLGGPSVASVVADSNGNAAGGSLEDAILQGFLELVERDAVALWWYNRTRHAAVDLAAFGDPWVAALPERFRELDRSIWVLDLTADLGIPVMAAVSRRAGGPAEDIMLGFGAHLDPAVALSRAVTELGQMLPSLPSGTRGYAPGLPAHLLDWLRGATVADQPYLLPDPELPVRTPESYGYVPRADIRDDLEHLVGLARTHGLEVLVLDQTRPDLGLPVVKVVVPGLRHFWARFAPGRLFEVPVRLGRLSAPTRYEDLNPTPLFL